A region from the Arthrobacter gengyunqii genome encodes:
- a CDS encoding HNH endonuclease: protein MPKWLFVTLLIAVPILLTPVMGGFGFLFGLVMVPIANAVIWNVRKNRYFESEQFQSLRTKVTSVVAEHNDVVNYVAEIRDEGAFELGASSTGRYAHLANFENTSAWNNRRDRNVAEYAPHVHNASLQVVRNASVEPIKYLMKYFEIRADQGTLADVQRVAQDVSKLEEAVDNVRKREAEIVAMINPPAFILKRYSEEFWSLVGVHLSPITVPYPQYKFQYTSAGGNTGQTVDIKLDTPTLDALSETLVEKIRWAKSAAGQRALMTARLRGWIKDRDRHTCVQCGVSVSAEPHLLLEVDHIIPVSRGGLSEPDNLQTLCWRCNRTKGAKMPA, encoded by the coding sequence ATGCCCAAGTGGCTCTTCGTCACGCTGCTAATTGCAGTCCCAATACTACTCACGCCGGTGATGGGCGGCTTCGGCTTCCTTTTCGGCCTGGTGATGGTGCCGATCGCAAATGCAGTCATCTGGAACGTGCGAAAGAACCGGTACTTTGAGTCGGAGCAGTTCCAGTCCTTACGTACGAAGGTCACATCTGTTGTTGCCGAACACAACGACGTGGTCAATTACGTGGCAGAGATTCGAGATGAGGGTGCATTCGAGCTGGGGGCTTCTTCCACCGGACGATACGCACATCTGGCGAACTTCGAAAACACTTCTGCATGGAACAACCGTCGCGACCGCAACGTCGCAGAATATGCGCCGCACGTCCACAACGCTTCACTGCAAGTCGTGCGCAACGCGAGCGTGGAGCCGATCAAGTACCTCATGAAGTACTTCGAGATCAGAGCGGACCAGGGAACGCTAGCCGACGTCCAGCGTGTCGCTCAGGACGTCTCCAAACTCGAAGAGGCGGTGGACAACGTACGGAAGCGGGAGGCTGAAATCGTTGCAATGATCAATCCGCCTGCATTCATTCTCAAGCGTTACTCCGAGGAGTTCTGGAGCCTGGTAGGCGTTCACCTTTCGCCTATTACGGTGCCCTACCCTCAATACAAGTTTCAGTACACCTCAGCGGGCGGCAATACCGGTCAGACGGTTGATATTAAGTTGGACACTCCCACGCTCGATGCCCTGTCCGAGACCCTCGTCGAAAAGATTCGATGGGCAAAGTCTGCGGCCGGTCAGCGTGCCCTTATGACAGCGCGCTTGCGGGGCTGGATTAAGGATCGAGATCGCCACACTTGCGTGCAGTGCGGGGTTTCGGTTTCAGCTGAGCCGCACCTGTTGCTCGAGGTCGATCACATCATTCCTGTGTCCAGGGGAGGCCTCAGCGAGCCGGACAACCTCCAAACATTGTGCTGGCGGTGCAATCGCACCAAGGGCGCGAAGATGCCTGCCTAG
- a CDS encoding CDP-alcohol phosphatidyltransferase family protein, which produces MSQGTDRRKIPQRSSRWAAKSADILAAAKLTPNQISVGSVVFAAAGAAALIWSAHVDDAIIRAVLLAAAAACIPLRLLLNMLDGMLAVEKGMSSPVGDIYNELPDRISDVLFLGAAGIATAGLVTADRVDFGVTLGFVAAILAVLTAYIRCLGAALGTGNFFDGPLAKPQRMWLLMVGVLVGIAEPWLPWSEGWVLFGTLALIALGSLLTCARRLRRVSAALRARGTALPS; this is translated from the coding sequence GTGAGCCAAGGAACGGACAGGCGGAAAATTCCGCAGCGAAGCAGCCGGTGGGCGGCAAAATCTGCAGATATTCTTGCGGCCGCGAAACTCACCCCCAATCAGATCTCGGTCGGTTCAGTGGTGTTCGCCGCAGCGGGCGCCGCTGCGCTTATCTGGTCGGCGCATGTTGACGACGCCATAATTCGTGCTGTCCTTCTGGCCGCGGCTGCTGCCTGCATACCGCTGCGTTTGTTGTTGAACATGCTCGACGGAATGCTGGCCGTGGAAAAGGGTATGAGCTCACCGGTGGGCGATATCTACAATGAACTGCCTGATCGGATCTCCGATGTGCTGTTCCTAGGGGCAGCAGGCATCGCCACTGCCGGGCTGGTGACCGCCGACCGAGTTGATTTCGGGGTGACGCTGGGATTCGTTGCGGCGATACTCGCCGTACTCACCGCCTACATCCGCTGCCTCGGAGCAGCCCTCGGCACGGGAAACTTCTTCGACGGTCCCTTGGCCAAACCGCAACGCATGTGGTTGCTGATGGTCGGCGTCTTGGTGGGCATCGCCGAACCCTGGCTTCCCTGGTCGGAAGGGTGGGTCCTGTTCGGCACTCTGGCGCTCATCGCTTTAGGCTCCCTGCTCACCTGTGCTCGCCGATTGCGCCGTGTCAGCGCTGCGCTGCGCGCCCGCGGCACGGCCCTGCCATCATGA
- a CDS encoding phosphatidate cytidylyltransferase: MSDWELGLLDSSSLKLLGGVVVVLVVATVIAWLLGRRLGPMSTIVNLKQRINAWWLMVALIGAVLAAGETVTIVLFLLLSLLALREFITISPTGRGDHKVLVWLVFIIPAVHYWFLWEHWYGMFSVFIPVYAFLFLPTRNALAGQTAGFLQRTAAIQWALMVCVYALSYAPALLQLPLAMEAGRDAAEGSAPGTGGATGAHLLLFLLIVVQGSDVLQYVWGKTLGRHPIAPSVSPNKTWEGFIGGVLSATALGAALWWITPFNPLMAALLALISCVMGFAGGLVMSAIKRDRGIKDFGSTIPGHGGIMDRLDSLCFAAPVFFHAVRFFYT; encoded by the coding sequence GTGAGCGACTGGGAACTGGGTTTGTTGGACTCGTCGTCCCTGAAACTCCTTGGCGGCGTCGTCGTTGTTCTAGTTGTAGCCACCGTGATCGCATGGCTTCTGGGCCGCCGATTGGGCCCCATGAGCACCATTGTGAACCTGAAGCAGCGCATCAACGCCTGGTGGTTGATGGTCGCACTGATAGGCGCTGTCTTGGCAGCCGGCGAGACGGTGACGATTGTGCTGTTTCTGCTGCTGTCACTTCTGGCACTGCGCGAGTTCATCACCATTTCTCCGACCGGCCGTGGAGATCACAAAGTGCTTGTGTGGCTGGTGTTCATCATTCCGGCGGTGCACTACTGGTTCCTGTGGGAGCACTGGTATGGCATGTTCAGTGTGTTCATCCCGGTGTACGCCTTCCTCTTCCTGCCGACGCGCAATGCACTCGCCGGGCAGACCGCCGGGTTCCTGCAGCGAACCGCGGCTATTCAGTGGGCGCTGATGGTATGCGTCTATGCCTTGAGCTACGCCCCGGCGCTCCTGCAGCTTCCGTTAGCCATGGAGGCAGGCCGGGATGCGGCCGAAGGTTCGGCGCCCGGGACCGGTGGGGCTACCGGCGCGCATCTGCTGCTGTTCCTGCTGATCGTGGTGCAGGGCTCCGATGTGCTGCAGTATGTGTGGGGCAAAACGCTCGGAAGGCACCCGATCGCGCCGAGCGTGAGTCCCAACAAGACGTGGGAAGGTTTCATCGGGGGAGTGCTTTCGGCCACCGCGCTGGGGGCTGCCCTATGGTGGATCACACCGTTCAACCCGTTGATGGCCGCGCTCCTGGCCCTCATCTCCTGTGTGATGGGTTTCGCCGGAGGGCTGGTGATGTCCGCCATCAAGCGTGACCGCGGCATCAAGGACTTCGGCTCCACCATCCCCGGTCACGGCGGCATCATGGACCGCCTCGACTCGCTCTGCTTCGCGGCACCGGTCTTCTTCCACGCCGTGCGGTTCTTCTACACCTGA
- a CDS encoding lysophospholipid acyltransferase family protein: MNVGRASRRSLAKLISAFAGARVVTAAGESELDLPEQAIYYANHSSHLDFLTIWAALPAGLQQRARPVAAKDYWGSGVRKAFAEQIFNAYLVERHGSSSHRQRTSDSGVSPKGQVEGMAEVLAAGDSLIIFPEGTRGDGETIAQFHGGLYKLARLHPEVPVVPVTLANLGRILPKGERIPVPHLSTVIFCEPLHLAPDEDKSTFLARARQVLVEGLAKHQGPQSADTARQDDGGSAPRSHPGQDNL; this comes from the coding sequence ATGAACGTCGGCAGAGCCTCCCGGCGCAGCCTCGCGAAACTTATCAGTGCCTTCGCCGGTGCGCGCGTGGTGACTGCAGCCGGAGAATCCGAACTGGATCTACCCGAGCAGGCCATCTATTACGCGAACCATTCGAGCCATCTGGACTTCCTCACCATTTGGGCCGCACTGCCGGCAGGGCTTCAGCAACGCGCCCGCCCGGTGGCTGCCAAGGACTACTGGGGCTCCGGGGTGCGTAAGGCTTTCGCCGAACAGATCTTCAATGCCTATTTGGTCGAACGCCACGGCTCCAGCAGCCATCGGCAGCGCACGTCGGACTCGGGGGTCAGCCCCAAGGGCCAGGTGGAGGGCATGGCTGAGGTGCTGGCCGCGGGGGATTCGCTGATTATCTTCCCTGAAGGCACTCGCGGCGACGGCGAAACGATCGCCCAGTTTCACGGCGGACTATACAAACTGGCTCGTCTCCACCCGGAGGTACCGGTGGTCCCCGTGACGCTCGCCAACCTCGGAAGGATCCTCCCCAAAGGAGAGAGGATCCCTGTGCCGCACCTGTCGACTGTCATCTTCTGCGAGCCCCTCCATCTGGCTCCCGATGAGGACAAGTCGACGTTCCTGGCCCGCGCCCGGCAGGTTCTCGTGGAAGGCCTGGCTAAGCATCAAGGCCCGCAATCTGCAGATACGGCCAGACAGGACGACGGCGGCTCGGCCCCTCGTAGCCATCCCGGGCAGGACAACCTGTGA
- a CDS encoding YhgE/Pip family protein, producing MTTLRLALSELKRMTGGLLPKLALIALTLVPLLYGAVYLYANWDPYGNLDGVSAALVMEDEGAQTDDGKLLEVGNTVAESLLEDGTFNWEQVEDSDAADAGVADGTYSFALKIPADFSASLASPSDFDAARQGILNVTTNDANNYLLGSIVDKLTGSIHDTVAAEVGEETANQLLTGFSTIHTQLQDAANGAAEVAAGSAQAETGATDLATGLETLRSGTAELYAGQQQLVTGSQSLAAGAADLNTGAGKLSAGLSQLNAGAAVLPDQTQTLATGAEQVAAGNAALNSEFRSAVAGVKAAQDAAAARLQASTAELVTSGVLTQDQADQVLAAAAEGGSTSSPDIAAQLEAAAASTQALADGSRQVADGAGQLAAGIPSLTGGISDAAAGAGALAEGTASLSTGSAELAAGQQDALAGTGQVSAGADSAAEGAAALRNGLSTLAGGSAELSSGLTDGAGSVPNPDDQQRANAARVIADPVSVNTVAQNEAASYGAGIAPFFLVLALWVGVFMLVQAMRPISRRALASNAPAFKIALGGWLPFLAVAVAQSTVLYAVVRFGLGLSPAHPVLAWGLLLLAAAAFSALIQGIVALLGSVGKFVVLVLLVLQLVSSGGTFPWETIPTPLHFAHQILPMGHVVTGLRQLLYGSDPGQAGVVALGLAGYTVLGIVLSTLAARKHKMWTLKTLQPEIAV from the coding sequence GTGACCACGCTGCGACTGGCTCTCTCCGAGCTCAAGCGAATGACCGGGGGCTTGCTTCCCAAGCTGGCCCTCATTGCCCTCACGCTGGTTCCGCTGCTCTACGGCGCGGTGTATCTCTACGCAAACTGGGACCCCTATGGAAACCTCGACGGTGTTTCCGCCGCCCTGGTGATGGAGGACGAGGGCGCCCAGACCGACGACGGCAAGCTGCTGGAGGTGGGAAACACCGTTGCCGAATCCCTGCTCGAGGACGGCACCTTTAACTGGGAGCAGGTGGAGGACTCTGATGCTGCGGATGCAGGCGTGGCCGATGGCACCTATTCCTTCGCCCTGAAGATTCCGGCAGACTTCTCCGCTTCCCTGGCGTCGCCGTCGGACTTTGACGCCGCTCGCCAGGGGATCCTGAACGTCACCACCAACGACGCCAACAATTATCTGCTTGGCAGCATCGTGGACAAGCTCACCGGCTCCATCCACGACACCGTGGCAGCCGAAGTCGGCGAGGAAACCGCCAATCAGCTGCTGACGGGCTTCAGCACCATCCACACCCAGCTTCAGGACGCCGCTAACGGTGCAGCGGAAGTGGCCGCGGGATCGGCGCAGGCCGAGACCGGAGCCACGGATCTGGCGACAGGCCTGGAAACGCTGCGCAGCGGAACGGCGGAGCTGTACGCCGGACAGCAGCAGCTCGTCACAGGCTCACAATCCCTCGCCGCGGGCGCCGCTGATCTTAACACCGGCGCCGGCAAGCTGTCGGCCGGCCTGTCCCAGCTGAACGCCGGTGCAGCCGTCCTCCCGGATCAGACACAAACGCTGGCCACCGGAGCCGAACAGGTTGCGGCCGGAAATGCCGCCCTCAACTCTGAATTCCGGAGCGCCGTTGCCGGAGTGAAAGCAGCTCAGGACGCCGCTGCCGCCCGGCTTCAGGCCTCCACTGCGGAACTCGTGACCAGTGGGGTCCTCACCCAGGATCAAGCTGATCAGGTGCTTGCCGCCGCCGCGGAAGGCGGCAGCACGTCGTCCCCTGACATCGCCGCACAGCTTGAGGCGGCCGCAGCCTCCACGCAGGCATTGGCGGACGGTTCCCGCCAAGTGGCCGACGGCGCAGGGCAGCTTGCTGCCGGCATTCCGTCCCTGACCGGGGGTATCTCCGATGCCGCTGCCGGAGCGGGCGCCCTGGCGGAGGGCACGGCGTCGCTGTCCACCGGTTCTGCGGAGCTGGCGGCCGGCCAGCAGGATGCCCTCGCCGGAACCGGCCAGGTCTCCGCCGGCGCAGATTCGGCGGCCGAAGGGGCCGCCGCCCTTCGCAACGGGCTGTCCACCCTCGCCGGCGGTTCCGCGGAACTGTCTTCCGGACTCACGGATGGCGCCGGCAGCGTTCCGAACCCCGACGACCAGCAGCGTGCCAATGCTGCACGCGTCATCGCCGATCCGGTCAGCGTCAACACTGTCGCGCAGAACGAAGCGGCCAGCTACGGCGCCGGCATTGCCCCGTTCTTCCTTGTTTTGGCGCTGTGGGTCGGCGTCTTCATGCTCGTTCAGGCGATGCGCCCGATCAGCCGGCGTGCACTGGCCTCCAATGCGCCTGCCTTCAAGATCGCCCTGGGCGGCTGGCTTCCGTTCCTGGCCGTCGCCGTCGCGCAATCCACCGTGCTGTATGCCGTGGTCCGCTTCGGACTGGGACTCTCCCCCGCCCACCCGGTGCTCGCCTGGGGCTTGCTGCTGCTCGCCGCTGCAGCATTCTCGGCCCTGATTCAGGGCATTGTGGCGCTGCTCGGATCGGTGGGGAAGTTTGTGGTCCTGGTCCTGCTGGTGCTCCAATTGGTTTCCTCGGGCGGAACTTTCCCCTGGGAGACCATTCCCACCCCGCTGCATTTCGCGCATCAGATCCTGCCCATGGGACATGTGGTCACCGGACTGCGGCAGCTGCTGTACGGCAGCGACCCGGGCCAGGCAGGCGTCGTTGCTCTCGGGCTGGCAGGCTACACCGTGCTGGGAATCGTGCTGTCCACCCTGGCGGCGCGGAAGCACAAGATGTGGACGCTGAAAACGCTGCAGCCGGAAATCGCGGTGTAG
- a CDS encoding ABC transporter ATP-binding protein: MLTAENLYVQGRHSALHAPTSLVAEPGDILLVQADGASARTSLALTLSGRMKPTSGSLHWNGDSHPGLLRRRSALVDSPEVNEPELHLRVKDLVAEDLALIPRAERPKASPARWLEAMGFGSSGDLWIEQVPAYERIRLLTALALADSRIDLLVLDSPDRHQGDPGAWLPALKDAVAAAAEAPAEAERARAGRTRAGRNRAGRNRTEQNSGARDLAVVAVVAQLPAWWSGPAAQEGNAAAPAAPPLESADESGVPAPADASLTATPDSAETEVTA, translated from the coding sequence ATGCTGACCGCAGAAAACCTTTATGTTCAGGGCCGTCACAGTGCCCTCCATGCCCCCACGTCCCTGGTGGCGGAGCCCGGGGACATACTGCTGGTCCAAGCAGACGGTGCCTCCGCCCGAACCTCCTTGGCACTGACGCTCAGCGGCCGGATGAAGCCCACCAGCGGTTCACTCCACTGGAACGGGGACAGCCATCCGGGACTCCTGCGCCGCCGCAGCGCCCTGGTGGACTCCCCCGAGGTCAATGAACCGGAACTTCATCTGCGGGTAAAGGATCTGGTGGCCGAAGATCTGGCCCTGATTCCCCGGGCGGAACGACCCAAAGCTTCCCCTGCCCGTTGGCTCGAGGCCATGGGCTTCGGCAGTTCCGGCGATCTGTGGATTGAGCAGGTGCCCGCGTACGAGCGGATCCGGCTGCTGACCGCCCTGGCGCTCGCGGATTCCCGGATCGATCTCCTGGTCCTGGATTCGCCGGACCGGCATCAGGGGGACCCCGGTGCGTGGCTTCCAGCCCTCAAGGATGCCGTGGCAGCCGCCGCTGAGGCCCCCGCTGAGGCCGAGCGAGCCCGTGCCGGGCGAACCCGTGCCGGGCGTAACCGGGCGGGAAGGAACCGCACCGAACAGAACTCAGGAGCCCGGGACCTTGCCGTGGTCGCCGTCGTCGCACAGCTTCCTGCATGGTGGAGCGGGCCGGCGGCGCAGGAGGGAAACGCTGCCGCGCCGGCAGCCCCGCCCTTGGAATCAGCAGACGAATCCGGCGTCCCGGCACCCGCCGACGCATCCCTTACGGCGACCCCAGACTCAGCAGAAACGGAAGTAACCGCGTGA
- the upp gene encoding uracil phosphoribosyltransferase produces the protein MRVLVVDHPLVAHKLTVLRDKDTPSPVFRQLTEELVTLLAYEATRNVRVEPVQIETPVTSAVGTGLVKPTPLVVPILRAGLGMLEGMTRLVPTAEVGFLGMARNEETLEAITYAERLPDDLTGRQVFVLDPMLATGGTLREAIKFLFKRGAADITCICLLAAPEGLEVLKKELTDANVTIVLASIDERLDEKSYIVPGLGDAGDRLYGVVD, from the coding sequence ATGCGCGTACTTGTAGTGGATCACCCCCTAGTTGCCCACAAACTCACCGTTCTCCGCGACAAGGACACCCCTTCACCGGTGTTCCGTCAGCTCACGGAAGAACTCGTCACCCTCCTGGCCTACGAAGCCACCCGCAACGTCCGCGTTGAGCCCGTTCAGATCGAGACGCCGGTCACTTCCGCCGTCGGCACCGGACTGGTTAAGCCGACTCCGCTGGTGGTGCCCATCCTGCGGGCAGGCCTCGGAATGCTGGAAGGCATGACCCGCCTGGTTCCCACGGCTGAGGTCGGCTTCCTGGGCATGGCCCGCAATGAGGAAACCCTCGAAGCGATCACGTACGCGGAGCGGCTCCCGGATGACCTCACCGGCCGTCAGGTATTCGTCCTGGACCCCATGCTGGCCACCGGCGGGACCCTGCGTGAGGCCATCAAGTTCCTGTTCAAGCGCGGAGCAGCAGACATCACGTGCATCTGCCTGCTGGCTGCCCCTGAAGGGCTTGAAGTGCTGAAGAAGGAACTGACCGACGCTAACGTGACCATCGTGCTGGCCTCGATCGATGAGCGGTTGGATGAAAAGTCCTACATCGTGCCGGGTCTGGGCGATGCCGGGGACCGGTTATACGGCGTCGTAGACTAA
- a CDS encoding winged helix-turn-helix domain-containing protein — MSVASGYVHISLRNAQNRTGAARQSAMGEFPRQYGAQAYAPQQYGAQGFGPQAARLQAVSSANEASPMTAPTAVVTPNGIPGPQSVSNDTVARGFVIYVGLDEGTAAANGTSLTKLAQEVRAYIQTLCPGAQSHAAVALAPADAAGTDIDVVRQALGDPTVHRRPRAEAAQPVPAQTATRPSGVLIDLSRREVHLDGDTLNLTFKEFELLNYLVENATRTVGREELLAGLWRNAEEVPNERTIDVHIRRLRSKLGRLANTVRTVRGQGYRFYEHPEVVVWAAPEYSI; from the coding sequence ATGTCAGTAGCATCAGGGTACGTACACATCTCACTGCGCAACGCGCAGAACCGGACCGGCGCAGCGCGACAGAGCGCCATGGGGGAGTTCCCCCGCCAGTACGGTGCGCAGGCGTACGCACCGCAGCAGTACGGAGCCCAGGGGTTTGGGCCGCAAGCGGCCCGCCTGCAGGCCGTTTCCTCCGCCAACGAGGCGTCGCCCATGACGGCACCCACCGCCGTCGTTACGCCCAACGGGATTCCGGGTCCCCAGTCCGTCAGCAACGACACCGTTGCCCGCGGCTTTGTTATTTACGTGGGCCTCGACGAGGGTACAGCCGCCGCCAACGGTACGTCGCTGACGAAACTCGCCCAAGAGGTTCGGGCCTACATCCAGACGCTGTGCCCCGGGGCTCAGAGCCACGCAGCAGTAGCCCTGGCGCCGGCCGATGCGGCCGGAACCGATATCGACGTCGTCCGCCAAGCCCTGGGTGATCCCACGGTGCATCGCCGTCCCCGTGCGGAAGCTGCCCAGCCGGTCCCGGCGCAGACCGCGACCCGTCCCTCCGGAGTCCTGATTGACCTCTCCCGCCGGGAAGTGCACCTGGACGGCGACACGTTGAACCTCACGTTCAAGGAATTTGAGCTCTTGAACTACCTGGTCGAAAACGCCACCCGCACCGTTGGCCGTGAAGAACTGCTGGCCGGGCTGTGGCGCAATGCCGAGGAAGTACCGAACGAGCGCACCATCGATGTCCACATCCGGCGGCTCCGTTCCAAGCTGGGCCGGCTGGCCAACACGGTACGGACGGTCCGCGGACAGGGCTACCGCTTCTATGAGCACCCCGAGGTTGTCGTCTGGGCGGCCCCTGAATACAGCATCTGA
- a CDS encoding SixA phosphatase family protein has protein sequence MSGHHLKKLMLLRHAKADWPRDVSDHERPLSGRGHRDAPLAGRWMVEHGSIPDFILCSSALRTRQTCTWICEELGDKGPTPKLEDGLYSAPATRILSIINNVPETVTSLLVISHLPGVQDLAMRLASVDSNEDAVMEMATRYPTSGLTVMETDKPWAELDGRDAKVTDFVVRRA, from the coding sequence ATGAGCGGCCACCACCTGAAAAAGTTGATGCTCCTGCGGCACGCGAAGGCGGACTGGCCCCGGGACGTCTCCGACCACGAACGCCCCCTGTCCGGCAGGGGACACCGCGATGCCCCGCTGGCCGGACGCTGGATGGTGGAACACGGCTCCATTCCGGACTTCATCCTCTGCTCTTCAGCGCTGCGGACGCGGCAAACCTGCACCTGGATCTGCGAGGAACTCGGAGACAAGGGCCCAACGCCCAAACTGGAAGACGGGCTCTACAGCGCCCCGGCCACACGGATCCTCAGCATCATCAACAACGTGCCGGAGACCGTGACCAGCCTGCTGGTCATCTCGCACCTGCCCGGCGTGCAGGATTTGGCCATGCGGCTGGCCTCGGTTGACTCCAATGAAGACGCCGTCATGGAGATGGCGACGCGTTATCCGACGTCCGGCTTGACCGTGATGGAAACGGACAAGCCATGGGCCGAACTCGACGGACGCGACGCCAAGGTGACGGACTTCGTGGTCCGCAGGGCATAG
- a CDS encoding pyridoxamine 5'-phosphate oxidase family protein, giving the protein MSSDQDGLDTVVKILEHADIAQLTTEDLSGKLVSRPLQLQETDSDGNLWFFTQDPSPKADEIRANPNVNVSVHDSKGYLSISGKATITKDEGKIEELWKSPVAAWFDEGREDPSIALIKVDTDTAEYWATDEPRVATMFKIAKSAVTGDTPNIGKNDVVDL; this is encoded by the coding sequence ATGAGTTCAGACCAGGACGGACTGGATACAGTCGTCAAGATTCTCGAGCACGCCGATATTGCACAGCTGACCACCGAGGACCTGAGCGGGAAGTTGGTCAGTCGGCCGCTTCAGTTGCAGGAAACGGATTCCGACGGCAACCTGTGGTTCTTCACCCAGGATCCCTCCCCCAAGGCGGACGAGATCCGGGCCAACCCGAACGTGAATGTTTCGGTGCATGATTCCAAGGGCTACCTGTCCATCAGCGGCAAGGCCACCATCACCAAGGACGAGGGCAAGATCGAGGAGCTGTGGAAGTCTCCGGTTGCCGCGTGGTTCGACGAGGGGCGCGAGGACCCGTCGATTGCACTGATCAAGGTGGATACTGACACCGCTGAATACTGGGCCACGGACGAACCCCGGGTGGCCACCATGTTCAAGATTGCCAAGAGCGCCGTCACCGGTGACACCCCCAACATCGGCAAGAACGACGTCGTCGACCTCTAG
- the tadA gene encoding tRNA adenosine(34) deaminase TadA, with translation MMPPTEQHESWMDLALTEARGALATQDVPIGAVVVGPDGTVIGTGRNEREATGDPTAHAEVVAIREAAAAVGEWRLEGCTLVVTLEPCAMCAGAIVLARIPKVVFGAWDEKAGAAGSVFDILRERRLNHWVEVFPEVREAECAKLLTDFFGSRRSG, from the coding sequence ATGATGCCACCCACCGAACAGCACGAGTCCTGGATGGATCTTGCCCTGACGGAGGCGCGCGGCGCCCTGGCGACGCAGGACGTGCCGATCGGCGCCGTCGTCGTCGGTCCTGACGGAACCGTGATCGGCACCGGCCGCAATGAACGCGAGGCCACGGGCGACCCGACCGCCCACGCGGAAGTGGTGGCTATCCGCGAGGCGGCTGCCGCCGTCGGGGAATGGCGGTTGGAGGGGTGCACCCTGGTGGTCACCCTGGAGCCGTGCGCGATGTGTGCCGGGGCGATTGTCCTGGCGCGTATCCCGAAGGTGGTGTTCGGCGCCTGGGATGAGAAGGCCGGGGCTGCCGGGTCAGTGTTCGATATTCTCCGCGAACGCCGGCTGAATCATTGGGTGGAGGTCTTCCCGGAGGTCCGCGAGGCGGAGTGCGCCAAGTTGCTCACTGACTTTTTCGGCTCTCGGCGATCAGGCTGA